The sequence caaaatggacctgatggaatagtccatcggatttgcgtctggcgaattcgaaagccattgtgtggacgaaatgaagtgtggaacatgattttttaaccattcttggttccacgagctttatgagacgatgccgagtcctgttggaacgtccatggtctacgaccgaaatattTGGGTTCCACGGTGTCCACGGCTcgaaagcagcttctaaaacattttcccgataatgagtcgcattcactttgacaccaggctcgataaaaacgattggagagcgcccaccAGCGGCCAttgatgggaaattgcttcgagtggccatacgtaggctcgaATTCTCGTCTGAatgttcggtcaagtaaacacgatcgttttgagtgtttatgaactgctcaattgggaaattgttttcatcagaaaacacaatgttaggaaattcgccacgctcgtgcaagcgcaacaactcctttgctctttcgcaccgaacttcttttttgctggggtgaaagatcgtgtgctttttggaacttgtaagccttgactttgagctcatttttcaatatgcattgaatgctgtcttgcgatattttcagttctttggccatttttcttccacttcgacgtggattccGTTCacgtcgagccttcactttccgaaccatttcaggcggtgttgcggttttttttggtccacctccatagcgttttgcaatgctaccagtatcattgtaacgttttatagtgcgatacacaaacattttattcactttgaggtgactgagctcacgaacaatggatggttgtgattttcctgccaaatataacgcaatcacactattacgtttgaattccatcacagagaaaaaaattcaacaaaactgagacgcaattgcttttgatggcttataaacaatatattgaactgtcattagaacaattttgacgttgatgtcatgagctgttttacagctACAAGcggtgtgaagttggtaacacttcattaTGTTCACCCCGTATATTACGAAAACCGACGCTCTGTgtaaagtgttcatcgcgccaTTTTTGGCTTCATGGCTATGTCAGTAAGAAAAATTACCgtatttgagctgaagagcaacccaaagccattcaagaacaggcATTGTATCCATTGAAAaccactgtttggtgcggtctatCAGCCAGAGGAATCATCGACACatgtttcttcaaagacgaggctggtccCGTTCTAACAGTGAATGGTGAACTCTATCGCGCCTTGATAAAgtactttttgatgccggattccggaaattgaagtccgtgatctccacaacgtttggttccaacaaaacggAGGTACTTGGCATACAACCTGTGAAACAATGGACTTACTGCCTTgttgtttcggtgagcaatttatctcggAGCAGTGGATTGGCggattggccgccaagatcgtgTGTTTGGGCTTTCATTTGTAGAGGTATTCGAAGTCTAAAACTTTGTGGATAACAaagcttcgattgaggtattggGAGCCAAAATTACTAAAGTTAATCAGGAGATAACGACCGCAGTCCTCCTGCGAGtcacgagtcattcaaaattggtgtttaaaGCTGGCCGTATTAACATTTGAAAGGGgtaatctttaaaaaataaatatcatgaatggttctacaaaaaaataataatcaatttgaattttcgttgttttattacaatttaaaatccgatacctctaaattgatcatcctttatatattatataaggtggcgcaaatataatcatctaattttgtttttgaataactttttactattgtaaataaaaaaaattgcgtgttGGAAATCTTTATCTTGACCTTCGAGTGATGGAGcgcgcttgtctgtttgtatactgcagctgtctacatagttcacaagtgtcaaatatgattgacgtacgatgccattttcaaaaattataaatccaccgatagggtgattaattttgcgtcacctggCACATTTGAACGGAGTGGGatcgggtatttactgctcaaaactagggataaggcagcctctcaagctgccagaccacatcagtattttccaagcggaagtttttgctgtgggtaAAGCCgcagagctagcctacactagaataAGAaggaactcaacaattaatatatacgtggatagtcaagcagcactgaaagcaataagctcatattgtattaagtccaaaaatgttcgacggaaacagtaggctgcatatatcctgggtacctggtcacataGGCATTaaggggaacgaaatagtagatgagatagcaaaatgtgctgttagactaccttttgaacaagagaacgacataccaaaaccgctaaacacaatatacaatgaaatggacgaccacatgaaaaggcgagtggaagctaggtggactaatctgaccacatgcaaaacaagaaaagtaatGTGtagaaataacaacaaaaaactgactcaattcgtacttacgctctcgcgaaaagactgcagaactatcataggtatactAACAGGTGAAAAAAGCGACAAAATggctgtttgagggtctggaggacttCTCAAAAGCAGAGCTCCCAGCTCTAcatagattcgccaaaagcgctgacatcctacatgatgtctactgtaggtattcatagaggtcggtctgcatctggtatcgctagggccCAAAAGGTATATGCGTgacttattgccaaccaggataacctaacctaacctgcacATTTGAAATAGATTTCtagcctttaaaaaaaaatctattttcacACGAACaaatgcaaaagtgtattgatGATCAAGaagaatgttttttgaaaacaataaacTCATTTGCAATTTCTAATATTCTTGTTTTCCATTGTGAGGCCAGAAATACAAATAACAGCCCCCGGACGAGCTTTGCTCTTTTCGACAGAATGCCTTGgctttctaaatttttctagAGAAAGAGCAGCAGCTTTTTAAACGCGTGGTACGCGGACCCAACGCTTACTTTATTCTATTTGCTCGTCCTTGTACggataggctattatttttcacACTCCTATtgttcacttttttattatttttttaattttcgcgaAAGCCGGGCATATTTGTAATTTAGCTGATAATTTTTCTCGTTCATTTGCTTTCAAAAGCAATTCTGCAGTTTTGTAGATTTTTCAATGGTGGTTTTATTATGAACCATTTCTGTGCTGTTATTCCGCAATattctttcatttttattcttcaTCATCAAAATCATATTGGAAATGTTTGTATCGGAAATGCGCAGAGAAAATGAAGAATCGTAATGCCATAAATGAGTGTCCAACTGCAAGCGTACGAGCAAACGTGACAATGAGAAAACTCATCtgccatttttcattttagtatttatataaaatatatatttattgccATTACTTTTCCTTTTTCAATTGAAGACGACGTCGTTCCAACGCCAGCAATGACGGCAACGGCGATAACTCAGAAACGTAAACTACTCACGGCGACAGATGGGCGGCGTCATTTATATTGCATGGGGGCCGGTTCGATAAAATCACTGAATCACAATAATAATGACCGCAGTGGGGGGCTGGGGGGCAGTAGCAGCAGCGTGTCACCATCCTCTTCGATGACTGTGATTAATGTGCCGCAGCAGCAGCGATTTAAGTTGTACCAGCAGCGACATCAAAGCCAACAGCAGCTAAatcaacatcagcagcaacaacaacagcaacatcaacTGCAGATATACTTGGAACAGGATATGGAACGAAGTAAATCAACATCGACGCCAAGCCTGCGGTTACACGATACCGCACTGAGAAGGTAAGCAAATGGCCAAATAGTCTTTGAGTGTTGTGTCCGTACTTGTTTATGTGGAAAATAGCTTAGTGGTCCATTGTAGAACTACAGCTATGACAAACAGTTGAAACGAAATGCAGGCAACGCACTATCTTTAAGTAAAGAACATTTGCTAGAAGAAATTATAAAGTGCAGATAAATAATTTTGCGGCGGTGAATGCTAGGGTCAAATTTGTTTATGCAACAGTAGGCACTGAAATCGATGAACGTACCGATTAATTTGGCGATATTAAAAAACTcgagaaactttttttataatgcaTACTGGAATTCATTCAGTAAAACTATCTTAAGTTCTTTGTCATTAAGAATTTCTTAACGTCTACAAAAGGGAGATCTTTTTGCAACACGAAAAGCAGGCTGCTAACGATGGACCAGCACCGAAACCTGCGAAATAGCGAAGGAAACTTGGCCAGAGTACAAAAAGTTGAGTACTAACGAGCTGTTACCAAAGCCAAGAACAGCCATCTTTAGAATTATgtcaacaataaccggccaTTGACCTATTGGAGACGATGCTAGGAAGATGGGGTGGTCGTACAACGATAGATGTATGATGTAGATGATggcagggttgcccatattcgacgtacccgacggatttcgatgactctttgggcccattccaatcgacgagtcttgtccgcaggcaacaatctttgcgtcaattgaatcttatacgggaataaatgcaaatcaatgcggataattcgttgtgaagtggtccgagcaatgcccaactgctgagaacggtgattttgggatgtccttggcgacgtctcaacactggcccgtacaagaacaatattctcatccgatcggcttggtcggttttgatttggcctctttggattagaaagagcatcaccggtagaaaacctttcgtacaaacgtttaatggtgttcttagaaggcgcacttttcaaattatttaagtttttatgcgcacgttgagttttcacaattgacttcttttgttgaatgaaaatttcaacaatttgggagcgcttgcgaggcgtgtactgttccagggtaaaaatctgcttggactgacgcttccaacgcggtatgtcattaagcgatctgacgtctctgtcaaaagatacagagttgccagatgggtccgtcgaatattggcaaccctgtagaaGCTGCAATCGAGAGGATTCTATTGAGACAGTCTTCCACTAGCTGTGTGAGTGCCCAAATCTGGAtgctctacgacatagaatgctGGGGAAGAAATTCTCAATGAACAACTTGGTAGAAATTGCAGGAAAGAAAATAGATGACATGGGCAGATTTATAGCCATATCAAGATGGTTTGACTAAATAAGAACAGTGGTTCTGCTAGTGATGTATCAAAAATGGCACGTTTTGTGCTAGTTGAGTCTGGGCCGTGTCACCCAGACAACATCTAAGCCCACCAACCAagaatttttatacatatagaAGCAATGGCAGTTGAAGCCTCGCATCGAAAAGCGATTTTACATGCCAGAAATGCTTCTGAAACGCCTAAAAAGAGTCATATCCACATGGTGCCGAAAAATGTTTCCAATATGACAACAATTTGGTTATTTCTTTGTAGGCTTCGCTTGTCATAAAAACGAAGTTGAAGAATTCTTTGTCGTAAGTCCAAACGGCTCGTTAAGTCGCACAGGGTGTGAACTTTATTGATAAAAATAGTAGGTAGGTAATCATGCACAAAGATTCCTATATCCCTCCTCTATAATCGCATTACCAATTTTTTACCGGCAAGTCAGTACAGTCAGAACCATGATTCAATACAAAAAGGTTTGCTCGACAAACAAATTTCTCAtttcctcttgacaaatcgacTCGTCGAGCAAGACTAACTGCGCAActaactctagaaattttgagtaaaggtgaaagcaaaacaaaatttgtaggaaaaacatttcgttttcGAAAAGGTGTGCTTAATGAGCGCTAGGTACACAATCCAGAGGTGTGGCGCTAACATCATACCATTAACcgactctcagcgattttgcaGGAATCagttgattggctgacgtaaacGGGTTTCATTAAAGCGGTttctttacgaaaaaactgagattgtggtGGTGATGTACGAAAAAATCGACACAATCTACGCTTATGTTACTTCATTACCATCTGAACAACAACTGGATCCAGGATCAGTGAGTGGGGATCGCTTAAATCAGGACATCATAGGGCATGCTTTAGGCAATGTTTCGCTCTTGTttgatgtggcggtgcattgtcatcaagaaaaacacacagcattgccttgcggccgaagcgatttggcttgacagttgtttttggcttgtggacGGGCGGACCATATGATCGTTTACGCTCGGGATTGGataaatacacccatttttcatcaactgcaacgattcgatgcaaaaaatacttccttttgaaccaggagagcagcatttcacaagtggtttcacgatgtccgcaaatcgtagtttgaaggcacgaaattcgacatttttaagagcggcaaaaatgcattgttgtatgaaacgtagcaaacaatgaactgaatattgttgacagatgacagccGAAAAAAACaggacatttgggaaggtttaaaaatactcctagcgacatctatggactaatagctgaaagtctcacttcataggtatatacataattCAACTCCAAATATATAGGTAACACTGGAACCACAATCGACCGTAGtggtctaagtgagatctttttacagatcagccagccatttgaaatggtgttttttagtGGTTCtttaaagcgtgtaaaacggaaacgaaaaaaatgtttgatttttgtattgtgaatatttttttgttgatccaTTGTTAGGAAATACAAATTTGTTTCGACCTTACGAGGCtcgtcaaaaaatggtctttgAAAAAGCGGTATATCGCTGGCGACACGGATTCCGggactcacaggtgtctgaaatcaCTCTGAATGAAGTCAAAAaggttcttgttcagtatgaattTCGTTATGgtgtgaactacgatcttacaaaaagaaaaaagaaaatttgatgaagTGGCGGACGTTCAAAAATGGAAAACGGGTTTTTGAGCCTTTTTTTGACTTCAAAGGTTCGAAAAAtatactacaatttttttcggaTGGTCGTAattcacacgataacgacatcaattcttcgccatttaaattttatttcatccaaAATCAGTTCAGTAGAACTGGCTATAGCTGTGTCCATTGTTCATGTGAAGactattttttgaaggctgacaactttttgaactaaccttattttttaacaatagatcgaaaaataaaatacttaaagcaaaaataagaaattttttgcGTATCCGTTTTACACACTTTTAAGGAAACACCCACCAGAAACAggcaccatttcaaatgaggcgagggcctttatggtagtagtccggtgtaacgaccgaaatttcgacgttttttcataaatcttttttaaaaagaaaataaaatgcgatcgttttaaagtttttacatgtttttattggtattttgaagcatgtaaaaaaaatttttttaagttagttttatattaatttgtttaaaatttttgacgtcaaagtggagtccttaaaaaaagatgagttggttcggggaaacacacagccttccaaagtcatctgaaataaaaattcaaagagattattatactgtagactttattttaagtcccgaacctaaaatatacataaaaataaaaaacaaagaacaaaatggcggacttgtgaaaaaagttctcaaaatctaatttttcttcttcataaATAGACATTCACATATTGCAACCACCAAAAGAgccaataaagtttaaaaaaaataacatagtCTCAGTTATTAATCAACTTAAACCTAAAAAAGCACCAGATTACGACAAAATCACCCCAAAAATGCTAAAAGAGCTTCCCAATATTGCCGTTCTTCATATCAGGCACATATTTAACGCCATCTCTCGTACTGCCTACTACCCAAAAGCTTGGAAATTATCTCAAATCATTATGATTGGTAAACCTGGGAAAGACTTAAGCCAAGCATCCTCATATCGGCCAATTAGTCTATTGTCCATACTTTCAAAGCTATTTGAAAAGTTGCTCTTGTAGAAAATAATGCCCTTTATTCAAGATAACAATATTATTCctcaacaccaatttggatttagagcaAAACATAGTACAACTGAGCAAGTTCATCGCATTGTGTCATTTATACGAAAGTCCTTTGAGAAAAAACAGTACTGCACTGCACTGTTCTTAGACATAGCACAAGCATTCGATAAGGTATGGCACCGCGGcctaattcacaaaatttctCGTTTACTGCCTACGAATGTACACCTCTTGCTGCAAAACTATATCACCAATAGAGAATTTGTTGTAAAGCAAAAAGATGTTTTCTCTCGGCATTGTAGAATAGACGCtggagttccacaaggcagcGTTCTGGGccctattttatatgtattatacacATCTGATATGCCAACGACGAGCCAAACAATGACAAcaacatttgccgatgatactgcAATACTTTGCACTCACACAGACCCAAAAGTAGCAACGTCTATATTACAAAGGCATATACTTGAAACAGAAGTATGGCTTAAAAACTGGAGAATAAAGGTTAATGAAACAAATGCGTGCATATTACTTTTACTCTAAGAAAAGAAACTTGCCCTGCAGTTACAATAAATGGTCAGAAAATACCAcagcaaaacgaaataaaatatcttggaattcaCTTAGACTCACTTGGCGGaatcatattgaaaagaaagTGTCGAATATCGAGCTTAAAATGAAAAGCCTATATTGGATGCTTAATTCGAAATCAGCATTACCTCTAGAGTACAAAGTGCTACTATATAAAGCCATGCTAAAACCAATATGGACATATGGTATAGAAATGTGGGGAACGGCTACGCcctcaaatatcgaaaaacttcAGAGAGTGCAATCTAAAGCCTTGCGGATAATCACGGGAGCTCCATGGTATATAAAGAACGCTAACATTCACAGAGATATTTGCATACCTCGTGTAGCCGATGAAATAGTACGgttgagcaaaaaatacctacaaaagCTAGAAGACCTTCCCAATAAACTAGTGCGAAATCTACTTTTAAATGAAGGTCACACACCATTGAAAAAAAGAGACATCTTCAGGTCTGCACTATCCTAATGATCTCATCTCACACGAGAGTCCGTCCACAACTTCCTCCAACCACATCTatcacattcgaaaaaaaaaaaacaaaaaacaacatcatTTTCACAATCGACATGAGGGACAACGGAAGCTCTAAGGGAGACTGGAAACTAGGCGTTTCCGGCTCCCAGCTACGAAGAATCGGAGACTGGAAACCCGTCCTTTCCAGCTCCCAACTATGAAGAATTGGAGATTCACAACCGATttaaacatatatgtaaatatatgttcatTTGAGCAAATAATTCGTTTCTTAGCACTGGCAAGGAAACATATTACTCTAGCATATaagatttgtaaacttattgttagtttcttatacaagaaagattcaataaatatagaaaaatggaaaaaaaaataaattgtttgaattaaatagtttattattacaaaattaaatgttttaaaggtccgggatctagatatgtgtatctagaataacgggtttatttttagccaaattggttgaatagtttcgagtcagtgattccccgaaatttcgaaaacatgattttgagaaaaacgcgtttaaagtttcaacaagagctgctgctggcgtgtcacacgctttcatacacactacggcgcgctctcttattttagctataactttaaaaataattaaaatttctgtccgaaatttttatggtatatttttaagatgtttttcttccgaaaaatgtaaaaagaaaaaaaatcgattttttgaacccgtcacaccgggctactaccttatgcagcagcagcaatattctgaaTAGAACGTCCAGTTCTTGGtatgccagtcctttttctaatATCGACAAATCCTGTTTCTTGAAGTTGTTTGACCAACCTTTGAACTTTTGAACCTTTGACTCATTCCGACGAttattttctccaaaaaaatcacgaattttgcgttaTGTTGTCCTTAAAGACggacaattttcaaattaagctTAAATGATTTTAACGTCTCTGTTCTAGCGCGTAGAATTGTGCATCTGCCTACTTGACAAATACCAAAgttgacataaaaaaattaaccgtATAAGGATCATTCACTACTGTTATCTAGGTGTCACTTTAGAGAGACCCTTTATTTTTAGCAGCGCGTTTCATCTGCCACCCTGCATAAAAAAGAGCAGCTTTCGCttgtcggcaggcaatggcaaactgcCTAGTGTAGAAAACTCTGCTTATGAAAACCAGCTGCCATTCGGTGGCGctgtaattttaaatataaattcacCGCATCCGACATTTGTTGGGTACCCTTAAGCGGCATAACACAAGTTGACGCAgaagcttacatacatatatacccacATATACgcaaatatctacatatacacCAGAAGTCTACTATATTATTGCTATTACTTCCAATATTCACGTATTTTCTCTTACCACCCAAGCGTTAGGATATTGAACCGCTGCCATAAGATTATGGCACGTGTAGCGTTATTTGGCAGAAATTCgatttaaatttaatgtaaCACATCAATAGCATTCAAATACAGATTTATTACAATGTTGGCACGCAATCATTTATTACACTAAcggttgaatttattttcttggCTTATTCGTGCAGGTCCAACAAGACGAAAAGTCTGGAGAGCAAGAAGCGCGTCATCAAAATGCTGTTTGTGCTCGTACTCGAATTCTTCATCTGCTGGACGCCATTATATGTGATTAATACGGTGGCGATGTTCATTGGTCCGGCCATCTATGAATATGTGGATTACACATcgatttccttttttcaattgCTCGCCTACTCCAGCAGCTGTTGCAATCCAATAACCTATTGCTTCATGAACGCCGGCTTTCGTCGCGCTTTCCTCGACACCTTCAAAGGCATTCAGCTGAGTGGTGGGTTTTTTCGGCGTAAAAACTCATCGAACCACTCGGTGGCGGGAAACTCAATTATAATGGCCAACAGCGGCACCATGATGACCACAAACACTGTCCTGGACAGTCCGCGGCTCTGAGGGCAAAAGCGACGCCAGTACGGCAGAATTCCAAAATGGCAGCGACAGATGTCTGATTCGGTGTAGATCACCATGTTTGGGCGCGCGGGTGCGAGTGGTTGGCTGGGAAGAGCAGTGCTCTTAGTACGTCGTTTTGATTACATTCactaattatatgtatttatgtgtaagAGCAGatgttttaatgaaataataaaaatattgttatgcaagaaataaaatttgatgcaTTTGGCGAGTGCGAGGCTATGTAAATAATTtgtgaattttccaaaaattcataaatccaattaataaaattacatacaaaccAATTGAGGTGAATTATTGGCTAACAAATTGGCTCGTAAAATTaaccatacaaatacaaacaaagttgtgatctatgtacatatatacactggTGGTCACGTAATTGAGTCACTTTATCTTTTTTCAATaaccgcgaatttttttttgtcaattttttatttcatacatttttgtgaaaattttacaatttacaagGTTTTTTAAGCAATACAAAAAGTAAGAATTGAAAGTGACACAATTAAGTGAGCGCAAGTGTATTTGTAAATGTGAGGCGTGTAGAAATTAACTAATTAGGTTTCATATTTGagcctaataaataataaatgaaatcaaattaaatagtTTGATAGCCAAATTATAATCAAAGTTACAATATTCGCAGCGAAATATTCAAGTGTTTTACAgttgtaaatatatttcaaaatatgcacacaaacAAAACGGATGTACAAATTGTTTGGCGTACATCGCCAAATGGTCAATGTTGTTAAaaatagatatatgtatgtaagagcgccaattgtgaaatttcattcaaattcgctttttaaaatttttaattgaaccTTACGAATTTTAtgctataaaattaaatactttctgaaatttatctaaaaaatttgcattttttattgaaaccatTTACTACGGATAGCGTAAGGAACaggtaaaaaataatgaattgcaTGTGCCTACAGAACAGTTACGGAGGATACAATATTTGTTATTGCCGGAAAGATGCTAGTAGATAACCACCCGACAGCGCTATATCGCTTATACGGTGCACAAGGAACAAAACCGGCGGCAGCAGAAAAAGCTACGGAACGAGCACAGCCTATGACCAAGATGGAAAGCGTCTACCAAAGGTACAGACAGACTTATGCCAAACCTAGATAAGTGGGCGAATAGAAGACACGGCGACACTGATAATAACTACCTCACCCGAATAATCACCGCTCGCACTTGTTTTGTGGAATATCTATGTACATCGGTTTCAACTTACAGATAGCCTCTACTGCTCCGGTTGCAGTtgtcaaaatattgttttataaaattaacaaagtaATGTTTATTAGATTAAATGTTTAGTCAACTACATACAGAGACATTACAATCAAAATACAGCATTCTTAACTTCACGGCTGCTGTACACTGACTTCTTGCTCGTCAACCTTCgtgatgaatatttaaaaatgaaccaTGACGTGTCATGACAGATGCCATTATGGAATTGCCACATTAGTAAAATCATGTGACACAATAGAGAGTGCAGAGCACTGCATTCACTTTGGCGTTGCTCGCGAGGGTTTTAGAACACTCGCCGACAGAGATCGAACGCAGTAAGAGCGTTTGTATTGGAAGTTCTAGTGACAGTGAAGCTGCACttaaagcccttgctaacccacgccgctcttcgaagttagtcggtgaatgtaagacaaaactgaactgtgttgcaaaacacaacaaagttagtcttttTTGGGTGcatggacattgtggtattgcagggaaacgagttagctgataaattggctaatgaaggctctgcaagtatgccactaggcactgaaccctttctaggtgtcaattttgcatcgattcaactatggattgacgacttcatgaggtctacccatagagggcGTTGGTCTGGgctgaactcgtgcagagtaaccaagtgctttgtgaatcaaccaaacaggaaaatagcgacctttctcctagaACTCAGCAGGAagaacctgagagtactggtaggTATAATCACAAGGCGTAACGCGTGTGGcaagcatatggctgccatgggggcccgatatgcctatcctgtcttgagaatgacgacactgccgagcattttctctgtagctgcccAACATTTTCCAGAATCAAACTTAGGATACGAGTATtaggttgcgatatactgagtatggataaagttcatactcttcctcttccggatctcttaagattcattagTGAATTccagagatttgtggaagagtgacctcaaaataatttatccgtcttaccacccactttttatctttcctatctctattctttctactgaaatctacccgggtgtagtacaatggtctcctcaCTGAGTActtggacttgtccagcccCACGCAATTCTAATCTAATCTGACCTAAGAGCGTTTACGCTCTCAGTCATGAGAAAGCTGCAACACTTTCGTTGGGACAGGAAAGCTCAACGGCGACAATAGCAGCAGCATACCACCGGAGGCGAACTGCTTGAGACAAACAAACAATCGAACAGACGCTTGAGATAAGCACTCACTACAGCAGCAGTCAAATGAAAAGACGATAGGTTGTAAAATTCACATTATCGCAAAATTTCCGC comes from Anastrepha ludens isolate Willacy chromosome 3, idAnaLude1.1, whole genome shotgun sequence and encodes:
- the LOC128857484 gene encoding cholecystokinin receptor type A-like; its protein translation is MVAISVAVSSWTLVAISCERYYAICHPLRSRTWQTLNHAYRIIGFIWFGSILCMTPIAIFSQLMPTSRQGLRKCREQWPADSLAYERSYNIFLDLILLVLPLLILSFAYILITRTLYVGMQNERAMIFGSVASSAIAGGGGSGGGKLGNEVDALTTALVPNTTTTTKPASRFQFNVSFRVRGRSSISVGGDDYETTQERQHSMKKSTSQSRQLQQQQSLQEQQKKSVEQRQHCYDDVVPTPAMTATAITQKRKLLTATDGRRHLYCMGAGSIKSLNHNNNDRSGGLGGSSSSVSPSSSMTVINVPQQQRFKLYQQRHQSQQQLNQHQQQQQQQHQLQIYLEQDMERSKSTSTPSLRLHDTALRRSNKTKSLESKKRVIKMLFVLVLEFFICWTPLYVINTVAMFIGPAIYEYVDYTSISFFQLLAYSSSCCNPITYCFMNAGFRRAFLDTFKGIQLSGGFFRRKNSSNHSVAGNSIIMANSGTMMTTNTVLDSPRL